In Candidatus Limnocylindrales bacterium, the following are encoded in one genomic region:
- the gmd gene encoding GDP-mannose 4,6-dehydratase gives MKRALITGITGQDGSYLAEFLLDKGYEVYGMVRRLSVENYLRIEHIKDRIVLRQADLLDQLSIINLIRDIQPDEIYNLAAQSFVPTSFEQPVLTGEFTALGVTRMLEAIRLVNPHIKFYQASSSEMFGKVRETPQNELTPFYPRSPYGVAKVYGHWITVNYRESYNIFACSGILFNHESPRRGLEFVTRKISYHVAKIKLGLANELRLGNLKARRDWGFAGDYVRAMWLMLQQEVPSDYVIATGVTHSVQEFVEIAFDHVGLDWKKYVVVDPKFIRPAEVDFLQGNAQKAKQELGWEPTVSFEELVKMMVDADLELLSRKKIN, from the coding sequence ATGAAGCGAGCTTTAATTACCGGTATTACAGGACAGGATGGGTCCTATTTGGCTGAGTTTTTGCTAGATAAAGGCTATGAAGTTTACGGGATGGTAAGACGATTAAGCGTTGAGAATTATCTTCGCATTGAGCATATTAAAGACCGGATTGTTTTACGTCAGGCGGATCTTTTAGACCAACTCTCTATCATTAATTTGATCCGTGATATCCAGCCCGATGAGATTTATAATTTAGCGGCACAATCTTTTGTCCCGACTTCATTTGAGCAACCTGTGCTAACCGGCGAATTTACTGCGTTGGGGGTTACGCGTATGCTGGAAGCTATTCGTTTAGTGAATCCCCACATTAAGTTTTATCAGGCCTCTTCATCTGAAATGTTTGGAAAAGTACGGGAAACACCCCAAAACGAATTGACCCCGTTTTATCCCAGATCCCCCTACGGGGTAGCCAAGGTATATGGGCATTGGATTACGGTGAATTATCGGGAGAGTTATAATATTTTTGCCTGTTCGGGTATCTTATTCAACCATGAGAGCCCGCGCCGTGGGTTGGAATTCGTGACCCGTAAGATTTCTTACCATGTGGCTAAAATCAAGTTAGGATTGGCCAACGAACTCCGGTTGGGTAATCTGAAAGCTCGAAGGGATTGGGGATTTGCCGGAGATTACGTGAGGGCTATGTGGCTCATGCTGCAACAGGAGGTTCCCAGTGATTATGTCATTGCAACCGGAGTTACGCACTCGGTTCAGGAATTTGTGGAGATTGCCTTTGATCATGTGGGATTAGATTGGAAAAAATATGTCGTGGTCGATCCCAAATTTATTCGACCGGCTGAGGTGGATTTTTTGCAAGGAAATGCCCAAAAAGCCAAACAGGAGTTAGGCTGGGAACCCACGGTCTCCTTTGAGGAATTGGTTAAAATGATGGTCGATGCAGATCTAGAACTTTTATCCAGAAAAAAGATAAATTAA
- a CDS encoding glycosyltransferase family 2 protein, with amino-acid sequence MSLNLENYTKKPSLSLIFPAYNEELNIEQVVKSALIVAPKVAEKYEIIVVNDGSRDRTGEVINKLAGLHPPVVAIHHPINQGYGAALKSGIKRAQSQFIFFCDSDCQFDLFELPLLLNWIDHYDMVIGYRQSRKDPIHRLINAWGWNMLVRLLLGLKVRDIDCAFKLFRREIFDRIEINSVGAMVNTEILSRAVKLGFTIKEVPVTHYPRFRGRQTGARLRVIVKAFKELIRLHKELRLY; translated from the coding sequence ATGAGCCTAAACCTAGAAAATTATACCAAAAAACCCAGTTTATCTCTCATCTTTCCAGCTTATAATGAGGAACTTAACATCGAGCAGGTTGTTAAATCTGCCTTGATAGTAGCACCTAAAGTTGCAGAAAAGTACGAGATCATTGTTGTCAATGACGGTAGCCGGGATCGAACCGGCGAAGTTATTAACAAACTGGCCGGTCTTCATCCCCCGGTAGTTGCGATCCATCACCCGATTAATCAGGGTTATGGGGCAGCTCTTAAATCGGGTATTAAAAGGGCTCAAAGTCAGTTTATCTTTTTCTGTGACTCGGATTGCCAGTTTGATCTCTTCGAGCTTCCCCTTCTGCTGAATTGGATCGACCATTATGATATGGTTATCGGATATCGCCAATCCCGTAAAGATCCTATTCACCGACTGATCAATGCCTGGGGATGGAATATGTTGGTTCGTTTGCTGTTGGGATTAAAAGTTCGGGATATCGACTGCGCCTTTAAACTGTTCCGCCGGGAAATTTTCGATCGAATTGAAATTAATTCTGTCGGGGCTATGGTCAATACCGAAATTCTCTCCAGAGCCGTCAAATTAGGATTTACCATCAAAGAGGTTCCGGTTACCCACTATCCCAGGTTTCGTGGCCGGCAAACCGGAGCCAGGCTCCGGGTTATTGTGAAAGCCTTCAAAGAACTTATTCGGCTGCATAAGGAACTCCGCCTCTATTAA
- a CDS encoding flippase, whose translation MNPERNVFKNSIEGVLSLGLGSLLQLLAFSLLARYLGTVGFGQYSYIMAFVGAFQLFAEMGLTLVLVRDITLDKKNVNKYIGQALPLLWVLAIITLALIILAARLFRLTPELLYPLYIAGIATVATIQPNIYVAVFRAFESMEINNLGFVLQKVFFLGLIYLLVIKGKGQVVSSFLALAGANLLVWFFYYLCAIRKYGRSQLRINFRYWVSLLKEAVPLGFGAILRKITWQVDTLILGIIDTAVSVAFYNSAYRLLAALNMLPQVLAISMFPYFTRLAENSQDDFAKVYQKSLKFLWILSLPIAIVTTVLADRIILLFFGSSYEGAAAALKILIWASIFLFLSSQYKHIFTILRKQHLYTYLVIFALVVNAILDLVLIPIFSYIGACFATLITEILLYVVGYYLLRRLGVSIALFTTAVKPVLGGFITGAILYLVRDLSYLLLGLVIIVDFGLYFALLFSFGTFSQGEIDRMLRLVKRS comes from the coding sequence ATGAACCCAGAGCGAAATGTATTTAAAAATTCTATTGAAGGTGTCCTGTCCCTGGGATTGGGATCTCTTCTACAACTTTTAGCCTTCTCTTTATTGGCCCGTTATTTAGGAACCGTAGGGTTCGGTCAGTACTCCTATATTATGGCCTTTGTAGGAGCCTTTCAGTTGTTTGCAGAGATGGGATTAACCCTTGTACTGGTTCGAGATATTACTTTAGATAAAAAAAATGTTAATAAATACATAGGCCAGGCTCTTCCTCTGTTGTGGGTTCTGGCTATTATAACCTTAGCCTTAATTATTCTGGCTGCTCGTCTTTTTCGTCTGACTCCAGAGCTTTTGTACCCTCTTTATATTGCCGGAATTGCCACGGTTGCAACTATTCAACCGAATATTTATGTTGCCGTTTTCCGTGCCTTTGAGAGCATGGAAATTAATAACCTTGGGTTTGTCTTACAAAAAGTTTTCTTTCTGGGGCTTATTTACCTGCTGGTTATTAAAGGAAAAGGACAGGTCGTTAGCTCATTTTTGGCCCTTGCGGGAGCTAATCTGCTTGTATGGTTTTTTTATTATCTCTGTGCTATCCGAAAATACGGTCGATCTCAACTTAGGATCAATTTCAGGTACTGGGTCTCCCTGTTAAAGGAGGCTGTCCCATTAGGCTTTGGGGCCATTTTGCGGAAGATTACTTGGCAGGTCGACACGCTTATCTTGGGAATTATAGATACGGCAGTTTCGGTTGCCTTTTATAATAGTGCTTATAGACTTCTGGCTGCGTTAAATATGCTTCCTCAAGTCCTTGCTATCTCCATGTTTCCTTATTTTACCCGATTAGCAGAGAATTCTCAGGATGATTTTGCAAAGGTCTATCAGAAGAGTTTGAAGTTCCTGTGGATTTTGAGTTTGCCTATCGCTATTGTAACAACGGTACTCGCCGACCGAATCATCCTTCTCTTTTTTGGAAGTAGCTATGAGGGAGCAGCGGCGGCTTTAAAGATTCTTATCTGGGCTTCTATTTTTCTTTTCCTTTCCTCCCAGTATAAGCATATTTTCACAATCCTGCGAAAGCAACATCTTTATACGTATCTGGTGATCTTCGCCCTGGTGGTGAACGCTATCTTGGATCTGGTTTTGATTCCGATATTTAGTTATATCGGCGCTTGTTTTGCAACTCTGATAACTGAAATTCTCCTGTATGTAGTAGGCTACTACCTTCTCAGAAGATTAGGGGTTTCCATTGCTCTCTTTACAACTGCAGTTAAACCTGTGCTGGGAGGGTTTATAACAGGAGCGATCCTTTACTTGGTTCGGGATCTTTCTTACTTACTTTTAGGGCTGGTTATTATTGTCGATTTTGGACTCTACTTTGCCCTGCTTTTTTCCTTCGGAACTTTTTCCCAAGGTGAGATAGACCGTATGCTTCGATTGGTAAAAAGATCTTAA
- a CDS encoding sulfatase-like hydrolase/transferase, whose amino-acid sequence MKVHIKAGVWSGILTGFLVSFLESIFLLFTTGSILANFLFFLKAALLYGIVGVVGGLLMAALLKGSLLRDVPWEEEKLKSFYFSLFLGISLFVEITVYLLDIVFPVLGRAPSNLLYIGLVAAFSAILSWLLFKFLPISKWGGSRRGFIPLSLVILLMVYYGLFLMEKNNEQEFYMAKKISSSDQRPNFLIISMDTTRADRFSCYGHYRQTTPHIDQIAREGRLFKNAISPSTWTVPSHMSLFTGVYPSKHGVGYLNTHLPEDLPTLAEILSRNGYRTFSIYNNPFVGRMVGGTKGFNEAIGVNLDRRVNLTLERLFERFVYNDIGANSKKTVDLASNWISTTAHTGLPYFAFVHFNDAHSPYRAREPYFSEFVKDLDLTQVDLSKVQKVNAHRRAFHKYLTGEVQPSRADFEYLKALYDSEIRFVDEQIGKLLEFLKQKGLLKNTLVIITADHGEYIGEHNLMNHHFYLYNTVLHIPLIFWYPERIQPGVDLRYASLVDILPTVLSLAGLEGQIPSHVQGANLITPESQDVRVVSLEQPRPVYSEWWGWLLGEAGQDKAQSVSKDGSKAILKENLTPAEILNFANQSSKDSSKAIYNGVWKLIWLSNGKHELYNLAYDPNEQRNLIEAYPEKAQELEAKLDQWLGSFQQARAGSSTNKKQFRQMLRSLGYVQ is encoded by the coding sequence ATGAAAGTTCACATAAAGGCCGGGGTTTGGAGCGGTATTTTGACCGGTTTTTTGGTTAGCTTCCTGGAATCGATATTTTTATTGTTTACCACCGGGAGCATTCTGGCAAACTTCCTCTTTTTCCTGAAGGCTGCACTCCTCTATGGAATCGTTGGAGTCGTAGGGGGATTGTTGATGGCTGCCCTTTTGAAGGGTTCCTTATTACGGGATGTCCCTTGGGAAGAGGAAAAGCTAAAATCCTTTTACTTTTCTCTGTTTCTCGGAATATCTCTTTTTGTAGAAATAACGGTTTATTTACTGGATATAGTTTTTCCCGTTTTGGGACGAGCCCCCAGTAACCTTCTCTATATTGGACTTGTGGCCGCCTTTTCAGCCATTTTGAGCTGGCTGCTGTTTAAATTCCTTCCTATCTCAAAGTGGGGTGGGAGCCGCAGAGGGTTTATTCCCCTCAGTTTGGTAATTTTGCTGATGGTTTATTACGGATTGTTTTTGATGGAAAAAAACAATGAACAAGAGTTCTATATGGCCAAAAAAATTTCCTCTTCAGATCAAAGGCCTAATTTCTTGATCATTTCCATGGATACAACCCGAGCCGATCGTTTTTCTTGTTATGGACATTATCGGCAGACCACGCCCCATATTGATCAGATAGCCAGAGAGGGTAGACTTTTTAAAAATGCCATCTCACCTTCGACCTGGACGGTTCCCTCCCATATGTCTCTGTTTACGGGAGTTTATCCCTCCAAGCATGGCGTGGGTTATCTGAATACTCATTTACCAGAGGATCTACCTACCCTGGCAGAAATTTTATCCAGAAATGGTTATCGCACTTTCAGTATCTATAATAATCCCTTTGTAGGAAGAATGGTGGGAGGGACAAAAGGCTTTAACGAAGCCATAGGAGTTAATCTGGATCGTCGGGTTAATTTAACCCTTGAGAGATTGTTCGAACGGTTTGTCTATAATGATATCGGAGCAAATTCCAAGAAAACGGTGGATCTGGCTTCTAACTGGATCAGTACCACCGCTCATACAGGGCTTCCGTATTTTGCCTTTGTCCATTTTAACGATGCCCATTCCCCCTATCGGGCTCGAGAACCTTACTTCAGCGAGTTTGTTAAGGACCTGGATCTTACTCAGGTGGATCTTTCTAAAGTTCAAAAAGTTAACGCCCATCGCCGGGCTTTTCACAAATATCTTACCGGAGAAGTACAACCCTCCCGGGCAGATTTCGAATATTTAAAAGCTTTATACGATAGTGAAATTAGGTTTGTAGACGAACAGATTGGAAAATTACTTGAATTTCTAAAACAGAAGGGACTCTTAAAGAACACCCTGGTCATTATTACGGCAGACCACGGAGAGTATATCGGGGAACATAACCTGATGAATCATCATTTTTATCTTTATAATACTGTACTCCACATCCCTTTGATCTTTTGGTATCCGGAACGGATTCAGCCGGGGGTGGACCTTCGCTATGCCTCTCTGGTGGATATTCTACCAACCGTTCTATCATTAGCAGGTCTGGAAGGTCAAATACCTTCCCATGTTCAAGGTGCAAATCTGATCACTCCGGAGAGCCAAGACGTGAGGGTTGTTTCATTAGAACAACCCAGGCCTGTTTATTCGGAGTGGTGGGGTTGGTTGTTAGGGGAAGCCGGCCAAGACAAGGCCCAAAGTGTATCTAAAGATGGGAGCAAAGCCATTTTGAAAGAAAATCTGACCCCGGCTGAAATTTTGAACTTTGCCAACCAATCCTCTAAAGATAGTTCAAAGGCTATTTACAACGGAGTTTGGAAATTAATCTGGTTGTCTAATGGCAAGCATGAATTGTATAACCTGGCTTATGATCCAAATGAACAGAGAAATCTTATAGAGGCTTATCCTGAAAAAGCTCAGGAATTGGAGGCTAAACTGGATCAATGGTTAGGTTCTTTTCAGCAAGCGCGTGCAGGGTCGAGTACAAATAAAAAGCAATTTAGGCAGATGTTAAGATCCCTGGGTTATGTACAATAA
- the fabF gene encoding beta-ketoacyl-ACP synthase II, whose protein sequence is MNKRRVVVTGLGVVTPLGNNVQEFWEGLCAGRSGIGYITRFDTQDFPIKIAGEVKGFDPLQYIDKKEVKKMDTFIHYALAASEMAVQDAGIKLDDLDKDRAGVLIGSEAGGLPAIEEEHKLLLEKGPKRISPFFIPSLLINLASGQISIRFGFRGPNLAVATACAAGTHAIGDAFKIIQRGDADLMISGGTEAEITPLAIGGFNALKALSRRNEEPQKASRPFDRDRDGFVMGEGCGLLVLESLEHALKRNADIKAEIVGYGLTADAYHMTTPSPGGRGAAQCMKMALADAGLVPEEVDYINAHGTSTPLNDAIETAAIKAVFGKHAYRLAVSSTKSMIGHLLGAAGGVEAVATVLTIRNNLIPPTINYETPDPNCDLDYVPNKARPAEVNVALSNSFGFGGTIGCIVFKKFQQ, encoded by the coding sequence ATGAACAAAAGAAGAGTGGTTGTTACAGGATTAGGAGTGGTTACACCTCTTGGAAATAACGTCCAGGAGTTCTGGGAAGGACTTTGTGCCGGCAGGTCGGGGATTGGCTATATTACCCGATTTGACACTCAAGACTTCCCAATTAAGATTGCCGGCGAAGTAAAAGGATTTGATCCTCTTCAATATATAGATAAAAAAGAAGTTAAGAAAATGGATACTTTTATTCATTATGCCCTGGCAGCCAGCGAAATGGCTGTGCAAGATGCAGGGATTAAGTTAGATGATCTGGATAAGGATCGTGCCGGCGTCCTCATTGGGTCTGAAGCAGGTGGCCTCCCGGCCATCGAGGAAGAACACAAGCTCCTCCTGGAGAAAGGTCCCAAACGTATCTCTCCCTTTTTTATTCCAAGCCTTTTGATTAACCTTGCTTCGGGTCAAATCTCTATCCGTTTTGGATTTCGAGGCCCCAATCTGGCTGTAGCTACCGCCTGCGCTGCGGGAACCCATGCCATTGGCGATGCCTTTAAGATTATCCAGAGAGGCGATGCCGACCTCATGATCAGTGGTGGAACCGAAGCGGAAATTACTCCCCTTGCCATTGGGGGTTTTAATGCCTTAAAAGCCCTCTCTCGACGGAATGAAGAGCCTCAAAAAGCCAGCCGTCCTTTTGATAGAGATCGAGATGGTTTTGTCATGGGAGAAGGATGTGGTCTTCTCGTGCTGGAGTCTCTGGAACATGCTCTGAAAAGGAATGCGGATATCAAAGCGGAAATTGTGGGTTATGGACTGACGGCAGATGCCTATCATATGACCACACCTTCCCCTGGGGGAAGAGGAGCTGCCCAATGCATGAAAATGGCCCTGGCGGATGCAGGATTGGTACCAGAGGAAGTAGATTATATCAATGCCCACGGGACTTCCACTCCTCTCAATGATGCTATAGAGACTGCTGCTATCAAAGCAGTCTTTGGTAAGCATGCCTATCGGCTGGCCGTTAGCTCCACCAAGTCCATGATAGGGCACCTCTTAGGTGCCGCCGGAGGAGTTGAAGCGGTTGCAACCGTTTTAACCATTCGAAATAATCTCATCCCTCCCACCATTAACTATGAAACCCCAGACCCCAATTGTGATTTAGATTACGTGCCAAATAAGGCACGGCCTGCAGAGGTTAATGTAGCCTTATCCAATTCCTTCGGTTTTGGGGGAACGATCGGTTGTATCGTTTTTAAGAAATTTCAGCAGTAG
- a CDS encoding sulfotransferase: MSSDKIKVLYIAGAPRTGSTLLALLLGELDGFWSIGEGARALFNTRLRSQVVPCSCGSQVSECLFWKDIIRGIDSETEKFGREKIRIPYLPFLVGPVKPRTFQNQFQHFLSKTENLYKLIAKNAGCRVMVDSSKNPPHAFMLGQIPSVDLYVVHLVRDPRGVISSWSKPKKYLKKLSVKRVILNLLSFNFLSELLRRYAKGYLLIRYEDLVYNPPETLKKIANFVNEDAKDLDFLEKTRACIGVQHLLASNPDKYTQGWISIEEQTWNLSRQKHLLVSLMTFPLLYRYRYPFSKTFSYEN, from the coding sequence ATGTCCAGTGATAAAATCAAGGTCTTATATATCGCCGGTGCCCCAAGAACTGGGAGCACGCTGCTGGCTCTTCTGCTGGGCGAATTAGATGGCTTCTGGAGTATAGGAGAAGGTGCAAGGGCTCTTTTCAATACCAGATTAAGATCACAGGTAGTTCCCTGTAGTTGTGGCTCTCAAGTTTCTGAGTGTCTGTTCTGGAAAGATATCATCCGGGGGATCGATAGCGAAACCGAAAAGTTCGGTAGAGAGAAGATCCGAATCCCCTATCTTCCTTTTTTAGTAGGACCTGTGAAGCCTCGCACTTTTCAGAATCAATTCCAACACTTTCTATCCAAAACAGAAAATTTGTATAAACTCATTGCTAAAAATGCCGGTTGTAGGGTGATGGTAGACTCTTCCAAGAACCCACCCCATGCGTTCATGCTAGGTCAGATCCCCAGTGTTGACCTCTATGTAGTGCATTTAGTCAGAGATCCCCGGGGTGTGATCAGCAGTTGGTCTAAACCCAAAAAATATCTGAAAAAATTATCTGTAAAAAGAGTTATTTTGAATCTGTTATCCTTTAACTTTCTCTCTGAGTTGTTACGTAGGTATGCCAAGGGATATTTGTTAATTCGATACGAGGATTTGGTCTATAACCCTCCGGAGACCCTCAAAAAAATTGCTAACTTTGTGAACGAAGACGCTAAGGATCTGGATTTTCTGGAGAAGACCAGAGCGTGCATAGGGGTTCAACATTTACTGGCCAGTAATCCCGATAAATATACCCAGGGATGGATTTCCATTGAAGAACAAACCTGGAATCTCTCGCGGCAAAAACACCTGTTGGTTTCCTTAATGACGTTTCCTTTGCTTTATAGATACAGATACCCATTCTCTAAAACTTTTTCCTATGAGAACTAA
- a CDS encoding tetratricopeptide repeat protein, whose translation MPVRLFKPLDKGLDLLINLLESLSVATILAGIGAGFFLGGFILGWYNDQITIPAGGYLTPILENSLGNPGCKLLSYMSLTISAPEIACHNTRPGLMEILHAIPRLSFGNLALIFGMLGSLTIFRPFRFLRIPIGTASLLLGITFIAKLTCFHSNLLEPLVDINDQHMKLLFFSTVNLPPNNLAFEPSFIPGFKTDYLLDRIDSTFYFLSWGWYLTMAGGVLLVSTGLPIGIEKSKYLPLSVILRRIGMVLFFLFVYSLGLFLPCMLAEYEQIEGDNYLAQGNYEQALIKYFSAQRLNNQLFYHQVFRENLGEVYYKLNRADTPEYYIYRGTLLSKEGKTLETLATYQQALRMSPDDPVIKKYLVSLYIQQGLDYFNAGSNEYSAIQSWKAALEIDPRQLQAHFYMGKAYFDMGNYEQSIIENQTFIAKTTNSILKANAYSNIGDCYVKMEKPKEAKAAYLLSRSLDRVLNNRMTDSLAGGI comes from the coding sequence ATGCCAGTCAGACTTTTTAAACCCCTCGATAAGGGACTGGATCTCCTGATAAATCTTTTAGAGAGTTTGTCGGTTGCGACTATTTTAGCGGGTATAGGAGCCGGTTTTTTTTTAGGCGGCTTTATTCTGGGGTGGTATAATGACCAGATTACCATCCCTGCAGGAGGTTATCTTACCCCTATTTTAGAGAACTCCCTGGGGAATCCCGGGTGTAAACTTCTCTCCTACATGAGCTTAACCATCTCAGCACCCGAGATAGCCTGTCATAATACACGTCCTGGATTAATGGAAATATTACATGCCATTCCTCGTCTCTCCTTTGGAAATCTGGCTCTGATATTTGGAATGTTGGGAAGTCTGACTATTTTTCGCCCCTTTCGTTTCCTTCGGATCCCCATTGGAACGGCATCTTTACTTCTAGGGATAACCTTCATTGCTAAGTTGACGTGCTTCCATTCAAACCTTTTAGAGCCTTTAGTGGATATCAATGACCAGCATATGAAGCTTCTGTTTTTCAGTACCGTGAATCTCCCTCCTAATAATCTGGCCTTTGAGCCGAGTTTTATACCTGGATTTAAAACAGATTATTTGTTGGATCGGATCGATTCGACTTTTTACTTTTTAAGCTGGGGCTGGTATCTGACTATGGCCGGAGGGGTACTTCTCGTAAGTACGGGTTTACCTATAGGTATAGAGAAATCTAAGTATCTGCCTTTATCGGTTATATTACGCAGGATTGGAATGGTTCTTTTCTTTTTATTTGTTTATAGCCTTGGTTTATTCCTGCCCTGTATGTTGGCCGAGTATGAACAGATAGAGGGAGATAATTACCTGGCTCAGGGGAACTACGAACAGGCCTTGATAAAATATTTTTCAGCCCAACGTTTGAATAATCAACTTTTTTATCATCAGGTCTTCCGTGAAAATTTGGGTGAAGTTTACTATAAGCTAAATCGAGCAGATACCCCTGAGTATTATATCTATCGAGGAACTCTTCTTTCTAAGGAAGGTAAAACCCTGGAAACCCTGGCGACTTACCAACAGGCTCTGAGGATGAGTCCGGATGATCCGGTGATAAAGAAATATCTGGTTTCCCTCTATATTCAGCAGGGATTAGATTATTTTAATGCCGGTTCCAATGAGTATAGTGCCATCCAAAGTTGGAAGGCTGCTCTAGAGATCGATCCTCGCCAGTTACAAGCCCACTTTTATATGGGGAAAGCCTATTTTGATATGGGTAATTATGAACAAAGCATCATAGAAAATCAGACTTTTATTGCTAAAACTACCAATAGCATTTTGAAAGCCAATGCTTATTCTAACATTGGGGATTGCTATGTCAAGATGGAAAAACCCAAAGAGGCTAAGGCTGCCTATTTACTATCAAGAAGTTTAGATCGAGTTCTCAATAACCGGATGACAGATAGTCTGGCCGGAGGTATATAG
- a CDS encoding alkaline phosphatase family protein has product MQPYKVLVIGMDGATFDLILPWTADNRLPNLASLIQKGTRSFLRSTIPPMTPPAWASFFTGKNPGKHGVFDFIELKPGSYDFRFTNGASVQAKSLWSLLSEARKKVGVINVPMTYPPEEVNGYLISGLDAPDEKSRFTYPGELYKILKEAIGDYQIDIRHLGNMRGDKERDLTLEAFHEIEERRGAAVRFLMEKYPADLTVVVFNATDQVQHHFWHYMDPQHPQHDPIGARKYGQAILDIYRCVDREIGKLLQSLSEDTIVLVISDHGAGATSNLGLYLNHYLQEIGLLRFESRSLSKNWLHQGAEKVDKLLRGTLSSKQKARLAKLFPQLRTKLESWATAPLDWESTRAYVNEAYIFSPGIWVNLKGKRPRGTVEPGKDYENLIQFLIEKLYELKDPDTGQQVIKKVYRKDEIYQGRYIDQAPDLILSWWEENSFTVKASQPERKGLPILERDLGPIVGGRDLSGAHRLHGVLIMSGGPIKQGLSLKETQILDVAPTILYLMGMPVPGDFDGRILTEAIEEDFLRENPPQYGRDLASPDERSGTGYSEEDMEKIRERLQGIGYLD; this is encoded by the coding sequence ATGCAGCCCTATAAAGTACTCGTTATTGGAATGGATGGAGCAACTTTTGATCTCATTTTACCTTGGACGGCCGATAATCGGTTACCCAACCTGGCTTCCTTAATTCAAAAAGGAACCAGATCCTTTCTTAGATCTACGATTCCGCCCATGACTCCGCCGGCCTGGGCTTCTTTTTTTACCGGTAAAAATCCGGGTAAGCATGGAGTTTTTGACTTTATCGAACTAAAACCCGGAAGCTACGACTTTCGTTTCACGAACGGTGCTTCGGTTCAAGCCAAATCCCTATGGAGTCTGTTAAGCGAGGCTCGCAAAAAAGTTGGGGTTATCAATGTTCCCATGACCTATCCCCCTGAGGAAGTAAACGGGTATTTGATTTCGGGATTGGATGCCCCGGATGAAAAAAGCCGGTTCACCTATCCGGGTGAACTTTACAAGATCCTGAAGGAGGCCATTGGTGATTACCAGATTGATATTCGACATCTAGGTAATATGCGAGGAGATAAAGAACGTGACCTGACCCTGGAGGCCTTCCATGAGATTGAAGAACGACGGGGAGCCGCTGTCCGATTTCTCATGGAGAAGTATCCGGCCGATTTGACCGTAGTTGTCTTTAACGCAACCGACCAGGTTCAACACCATTTCTGGCATTACATGGATCCTCAACACCCTCAGCATGATCCCATAGGGGCCAGGAAATATGGTCAGGCTATTTTGGATATTTATCGGTGTGTGGACAGGGAAATCGGCAAACTGCTCCAGAGCCTCTCTGAAGATACCATTGTTTTAGTCATCTCCGATCATGGGGCCGGGGCTACCAGCAACCTGGGGCTTTATTTAAACCATTATTTACAGGAAATAGGTTTACTCCGATTCGAAAGTAGATCTCTTTCTAAGAATTGGCTACATCAGGGTGCCGAAAAAGTGGATAAACTTCTACGGGGGACCCTTTCATCTAAGCAAAAGGCCCGGTTAGCTAAACTCTTTCCCCAACTGCGTACGAAGTTGGAATCCTGGGCCACGGCTCCTCTAGATTGGGAGTCGACCCGGGCTTATGTTAACGAAGCTTATATCTTCTCGCCGGGTATTTGGGTCAATTTGAAAGGTAAAAGACCCCGGGGAACTGTGGAACCCGGCAAAGATTATGAAAACCTGATTCAGTTTCTTATTGAGAAACTCTATGAACTAAAAGATCCTGATACAGGGCAGCAGGTCATAAAAAAGGTTTATCGCAAAGATGAGATCTACCAGGGTCGCTATATCGATCAGGCTCCGGATCTGATCCTTTCCTGGTGGGAGGAGAATAGTTTTACGGTCAAGGCCAGTCAGCCTGAGCGAAAAGGACTTCCCATTCTGGAACGAGATCTGGGCCCCATCGTAGGAGGTCGAGATTTGAGTGGGGCTCATCGATTACATGGGGTTTTGATTATGAGTGGAGGACCCATCAAGCAAGGTCTTTCTCTGAAGGAAACTCAAATTCTGGACGTAGCTCCCACAATCCTTTATTTGATGGGAATGCCGGTTCCAGGAGATTTTGATGGACGTATCCTGACCGAAGCCATCGAAGAAGATTTCTTACGGGAAAATCCCCCCCAATATGGACGAGATCTGGCATCTCCCGATGAACGGTCGGGTACCGGTTATTCAGAAGAAGATATGGAGAAAATTCGGGAACGACTCCAGGGCATAGGATACTTAGATTAA